Genomic DNA from Vanrija pseudolonga chromosome 3, complete sequence:
ACAACGCTCAGCGAGAACAGGATGAAGAGCGTGCCGGTCACGAGCcagcgctcgaggacgtgcgGCGTGGAGCGGTCGAGCAAGCCCTGGAAGCGGCGCGCGTAGATGTTTGTGTTTTCGCGgatcgcgtcgacgacattCTTGTCCTCTGggaggccgccgcggatGCCGGCGCCCGAGCCGGGGATGTAGTTTGCCGACGTGGCCATGCTGTGGGGCTGCATGCCCGCCAGCCCCGAGCGCACGGTGAACCCGGCGCCTGGtcctgctgctggggctgggggggCAGCCTGTCCAGGAAGCGGGGGCGGTGGGactggcgacgagccgctGGGGGAAGACGAgtggccggcgccggggggCGGGTAGGGCGACACGTTGGGGTATGTCTGGGCGGTCGGGGCCTGTGGGGTGGTTAGTAGGGATGCCCGCAGGAGGGTGTTGTACTCACGCTCATGGTTGTTGTTGAATGATTTGGAGCAAAGGCAAGAGATATGCCTTGATAATTGTCGTGGCGGATGGCGGCAGAGACACGTTGATgggtgggctggctggctgggctggctgggcgctgggcggctggctgcctggctggcggcgggcggcggcgcgtggtcTGTGCACTCAATTCAaagcggacgacgacgcgacagTGGTGGTAACAATGACGACGGACTTGCTGGCAAACTCCATTTCAAAGGAAGATCTCTAGTGATAACGAAATTGTGTTTACACGTGTCATTTTTTCAATTCCAGCACCCAAGAGTTTACGTTGTCTGGTCCATCACTCACTCCGGGGTTGTTGTGCTTGCTGCCTGCCAGTTGGGCGGGTCAACCAACATGAGCAACCCGCAcctccctcctcgacaacaacCCCATCACACCTCTCATCATCATCAGtcaaccacaaccacactGCACTTCAGACCTACTTCCTACGCATTGCATACATCACACACGGCACATACACACCCCCACTCGCTTCATTCTCCTACCCACAACCTACCACTTCCCTAGTTACACCAACAACCCTTCACTCCCTTCCCGAAACCAAACAACAGAGCCCCACCGGTCATGGCACCTCGGCCAACAAGTccacacctcgcccacaGGCTCCGCACGCTGGCATTGACCTCACCAATACAGACAGCAGTGTTCTACGCGCGCCTATATGCTGCGCTCTTCCCACCAACAGATGCAGAGCACGACAGCCTGCACGTCCTCAGCCTGtgcctcctcgcggcgggACAGCCGTACCCCGCGCTCCATCTTGTCCGCGACCTAGCCGACACTGACGAGCCGCCACAAGAACATGACGAGGATATGCTGCGCCCCGCAAAACGCCCTGGTTGCTATGGTTGTGCAGTCATCGTTGCCAAGTGCTGTAGCAAACTTGGCAGGTtcagcgagggcgagcaggtgctcgagcGGGCTATCCGGAGAAGCGTCCCCATGAGTAGGTCGAGTGGAAAGGGGAAGGGTGTGATCGAGTAGCTCGCCGACTGACAACATTACAGCCCTTCCAACCCCCACACCATCCGAGACGGCTGCCACTGcatccctcctcctcgcgagCCTCTCccacaagggcaaggccccCGCCCTTGCTGTAGAGCAGTACACacgcgcgctggccgaggaCCCGTGGCTATGGGAGGCCTTTACCGGACTGTGCGACATTGGTACGTGCGACACTGTTGACACGATCACTAACTTTCTTTTAGGTGCGGCGCCAACACGAGACCTTGTTTTCCCCGACCCTCCAAGTGTAGCCCGGTCCTCATCACAGCGCACGTCCCGTCTACCAACACTGTCACCCAACCCAATGCCGCGAAGCTCGGCATCAGAAGTGCCCAACTTTTTGAGCCGCCGGCAGATGAGCCCACTGGCATTGTCAGCCGCACCATCGACATCGTTGTTTACTCCAgaggtgacgacggcgactgcCGCGGCCGCACCTCGGCTGGGCATGATGGGCAACCCCGGTGCTGCGTGGGAGTAAGTTGTGTAGTCTAGACCCTGCTGATCGCCAGCACTTCGCTATCAATGATTGCCGACACGACGTTCCCCACGATTGCCGACGCGCAGAGCGGACCAAGTATCGCGACAAGACGACCGCTGCCAAACCTCATTTCATCATTCATTCCCTCTGCATCGTCCATGATCCCGGCAGCGCTGCGATCGACACCCAACCCTCCGGGAGAATTACCATCCAAACCACCGGCCATGAAGAGACCGCGCGGAGACAGAGTCGTTCGCAAGCCAGCAGAGACGCCGGTCGGTGGGCCAATGACCACCGAGTCGCGGCTCAACGGCCGCGATCTCAAGATGATGGAGACAAACGGGGGCGACAAGATTCTCGAGCCGCCGGTCCGTCGCAGCTCTCGCCTCAACTCTACCTCCAAGAGCACAAGGGTGGGTGAGGAGAAGCCTGctcagctgacgccagattGCACGCGAGAAGCGTTCGGCTCGATCACAGTCCGTGGCATCGTCGGGGTCGGGACACACCGAAGTAACATCGCCTACTACCGAGGCCCAGATCCATGCAGCAGTCGACGACTGGCTTCGGGATATTGTTCGCCGATGCGGACGTGCATACCGAGCGCTGGGGCTGTACCAGTGTCACGAGGCGCTGAGTGAACTCGACGGACTGCCCCTCGAGCTGCAGCACTCGCCATGGGCTCTCGACATTGCCGCACGGTGCATGTACGAGCTGTCGGACTACACCAAGGTGCGTGTTGTCGTCTGACTTTTGCTGATCATCAGGCACAACGCGCATTCAAGTCGCTGATTGAGGCCGATCCCTACCGCCTCGAGTCGATGGAGCTCTACTCGACGCTACTCTGGCACATGAACGACCAAGCAGCGCTGTCACACCTGTCGCAGGTGCTCGTGTCCATTGACCGGGAAGCACCACAGCCGTGGATCGCAGCCGGCAACTGTTTCTCGTTACAGCGGGACCACGACGAGGCAATGCGGTGCTTCCGACGTGCGACACAACTGGATCCCGGGTGCGCGTATGCGTGGACCCTGTGCGGGTTTGAGGCGGCAGAGATGGAAGAGTACGACCGAGCCATTGCGTTCTACCGTACTGCTATCAGAGCCGATGCCCGCCACTACAACGCATGGTACCACATGGGGTCCGTGTACCTCAAGATGGGCAAGATCCGACACGCCGAGCACCAtctgcgccgcgcagccgagATCAACCCGTCCAGCCCGGTCTTGCTTCTTTGCATCGGAGAGGTGCTCGAGCAAAGCGACAACCTGCCAGGCGCATTGGCCATCTACGAGCAGGCGACGAGGCTCAAGGTGGAGTCAACCATGGCCATGGTCGAGTACAAGCGGATTCGTGTGCTGGTTGCACTTGGTCGCATTGCAGAGGCCATTGCTGCGCTGCAGCCCCTGGCTCGAGTGGCACCCGACGAAGCCAACATTCAGTTCCTACTCGGCAAGTGCTACCTCCGCACCGGACGCAACGCCGAAGCAATGGTGGCGTTCACGTCGGCCCGGGAACTGCAACCCAAGTTGGACGGTGCGATCAAGGTGGTCATTGCTGCGCggggcgaggacgtcgccgacggcgatgacgaggggATGTGATGTTGATGGCAGGGTTGAGGGTTGTAGAGCGGCAGCCAGCGCTGCGCTAGTAAAGATGCATGCGCGTCTTGTGTAGGGGTGGGGGGTGTCAGGCCGCGGGGTTGTGGTGCCAAAGTGGGCACGTTGGCAGGGCACTGATCGATGTGTGACTATGAGTACGTTCTCGACACCTCAagcttgtcctcggcctcgtttGTGGTCGACATCGTCATCTTGCTGGCGAGCACGCAGTCACACGAGCTCACCATTGCGATGGTGAGCGGCGAGCTCCACCATTTCGTCAATACGCCGACAGGTTTCAACAGCCGCGGCAATGAGGCGGGGTCACACCAAGCCCACGGGGTAAGGACAGGCGATGGCCGCGTCGCGGAGGTGGCTATCTTTGGCTGTACCCCCACACCGGCAGCGATACCCGGGCAGGCGGAGACGCATTCCGCCGCGCAGGCTGGCGAAGCGAGCACGCGACTGAGAGAGGTCCGTCCCACACCGGCAGGCATACCCGGGCAGAGtcggcgccacgccacgacgccgcgctaCGCTACGCAGACACGCGACTGGAGCATGGCGCGACGCGGCACGGCTACGCAGGTGGGGTATGTGGGATCTGGGACGCGCGAGACGTGTGCCGTGTGCCGCTGTCGCGAGTCGGCTACGTGTCGCCTGCTTCCGCGAGTCAGGTGTGGCGGCGAGACCGTGTGCCGCGAGTCACGTCACGCGGTCAGACAGTGAGTCAGGTGTCGCGGTGAGACGTGTGCCGTGAGTTAGTTTAAAGTGGTCCGTAgtcgcgagcgagtgagcgcgagggcctggctcgcggcgacgcggtACGACGTCCGGGAGtggtcgctggctggctgccacGGCCGACAGACAACAGTTGTCGTGTCGGCGTTGGTCTAGTTCCAGCTTCGTGGCTGACGATCTTTGGTGGGCTCTTtcggcgaggtgggcaggcgggcaggcagggcaGATGAGCTAGAGTGGGCTCTGTAGtagtgggtgtgggtggattaagccccactcgccgcggcgtgcaGGCCGCTGCGCTCTACGCCCGCGAGATTACTCGGTCCACCAATGACTGTTACACCCATGACTCATACGAGCGACTGACTGACTCGTGTCGCTcgccctctcgctcgctctctcgctCGCACAATTAATCATGCCCGCACTCGCGGAAACGTGCGGCAGCATGCATTCAACGGGCATCtgagacgagacgacgagggtaGCCTTGCCCAGTGTGCGCGAACCTGGGACCGTTAAACTGTGGCCAGTGGCCAGCAAGGCCAGTCACCAGGCCCAGGACTAAGTACCTTGTTTTTTTTTTCCGCTGGAATCGTTCCCAGGGGACCCTGGAGTGGGGAAGGGCGCGCGGTTGGCAGAAGCTCGGCCTGACTTGTTTCTTGCTCGGCTCAACCATGGGgccactggctggctgccacCCTCCTCCCGAAGAGTACCGCCCAGGCGACGATCAGCGGGAGCGGTGGTGGCTTGTGCGCATGCGGTACTCGGTTCTGTGGCTTACAGCCCTTGACGGTAGTGGACGGCTCGGTGTTGAGCGAGCATTCCGCTCGTTTGGGTTTCCACGGCGAATGCATGTTGACTCAGTGACCAGCGGAAGGCGTTGCTGCTGAGATCTCGTTGTCTCACTGTGCGACCGACCCGACCAGCGCCTGCTGCGCAAGAAAGAAGCGAGGCATGCTAGTAGAGAGAGACGAACCGAACGGAAAGGCATGGTCCGTGTCTTACGGGACAGAGAGAGCGAGCAACACGTCTTCGCCGAGGCAGGggccggccgaggcgagccCGGCCGGGGGGCATGCCTCGGCTCGGGCAGCGAGtgtcgccagccagccagcgagccaggGCAGTTCCAATAAATCGAAACAGTGGGATCTGTGTACCGTGTGCTTCTTCGtggccggcggcagctgcaAGCGAGCGGGCAGGCGAGCGAGATCCGACCGGACCGAGcagcagggcaagggcagtgcacgcacgcagcgaccacctcggccacaAAACTCTACTCTGCTCACTCGGCCTCAGGGCACGCTGGCGCGGCTTTCCGGCCGCAGAGTTTATGGGATCTTCGTCGGTGCCATTCAGGGTTTGGGCTCAAGTAAAGGTAAATCGACTCCCACTGTCacagacgacgacaactGGGCCCATTGATACATAACCGCGGCTGGTGGGGACAACAACGCAGCCACactcgcacgcacgcacgcaagTAGCACGTCGACACATCAATCGTACGCACGCAGACCCATACAGTAGCGACGGCGCCtgctcgtggtggtggtatATAACATCCCGATACCCCGCCCAACACCCCCCCACACGCACTCTGAAGCTTGCGCCGCACACGCACCACACAGACAACATCCCGATCACTTGTCTATCGGCCGCCggatccgccgccgccgccaaccctTCCGCCCACCGGCCAGCCCGACTCCACCAAGCCAAGCCTTGGCGATAATTTCTGGCCGAGGCAGCATAAATACACCACCACGGCCGTgcatcttcttcttcttcctcgccaacacccacaccacacccacagcCCAAGCACCATGACCGTTTCTCGACGCCCAAACCCGctcgcagcggcgcgcaccCGCTCCAGCGCGGGCCCGTACTCGTCCCACGCAGTGCACTTCACCGTGCCCAAgctgccgatgccgacgccgccgtcgctcctCAAGCGCCAGGCGAGCCTcagcaacggcggcgcgctctcgcCCACCACCCTGCCTCCCGTCCCCGTGTCGCGCTCGCACCCCAACTCGCCCGTGTCCCGCTTCGCGCCCCTCTcgcccgccagctcgcgcgcgtcctcggtgcccgccgagacgccgagccccgccaccacccccaccacgccGGGCGAGACGgtcaagcagctcgactTTGCCCTCGCCCAGGTCGCGCAGAGCGTCCCCTAGAAGTCTCGAGAAGGACATCTTCCAACTGAACACGCACTCCCGCGATTTCTTCGGACCGGTCGAGTTTCGGCCGCCACCGTGCTGCTCGCGATGCCCACCCACCTGGCAcggacggcctcggccacacTGCTTttgccgagctgctcgctAATCTGCCTGGTCTCGtcgtggcgacgacgcacgcgcAACCAAGAGCTGCGTCTCTCGGACTCGACGCCTATCGCGGCTGCAGCACATGGCATGCACGACAACTGCCCGCGCATCTGCCCATGCCCGGCCAGTCGTGCCACGCATCTCtcggcgctctcggcgccgcgtgATGTCCCcaccagctcgcgcagcacaTCCCACGGCTCGCGCCACGGGCGCTATCTAGATTGTAGATAAATGCATTGTTTCCGAACGAACTAGTGGCTGAGACAGCGACGAATACTACTGACCACGCGTGCCGCcaagacgccgccgcgcgcctcatGCCCCGCTCGCACCCCGCGACCGGCGCAccggctgcgcggcgccgcgggcaagTGTCAGAGGGCGAAGCGAACAACGTGCTGAGGATGTGTGCTGATGCAACCATGGAACAGTAGTGGAATGTCGGGTAATATGGATGGAATGTTCACCCCAGACGACGATAAGCTTAGTCGAAGGCGAGTGGCgcctggcgccgtcgtccgtgCGACAAAGCTGACGACCGACGCCTTACGCCGCTCGCTCTACCGGCCGGCCGGGCCGCCTACGACTCTCGCCCCCCGGCGAGAGTGCTATGCCCGATTGTCCGTGGCATTGTCGTTGCCTTTGACATGTGCTCTGAGATGAGATGCATGTGGCGGATCTTTGAGATTGAAGCACATGCCTTTGAGATGCACAAACAAATTGTTTGAGATGCCACAACGGCCGTAGCGTGCCGATCGGATTGGCATGTGTGTAAGTGCACGGATTTAGCAGCACGGATTTAGCTCTCAGGGCGGGGCGTGGCAGCAGCTAGCTGTAGGCATAAGTCCCCACCGGAGCGTTGCTGCTACTCGACTGTTTCTCCAGCTGAGTGCTGGCGCTGCAGCATAACGGAATGTCCgcatcggcgccgcgcggtaGTAGCTAGCTGGCTAccctcgcgctgctcaccTGACCCAGTTGAGCCGCATGTCAAGCGGCACTAACGGTTAACCGAGTTGAATGCGGCGACGAATGCCTTTGAGCGGGTGCGGCGGCTTACGGCTTGCGGCGGAGGTGGCAGCCTCTGGTCGTACGGCTTCAAGGTTGCGGCTGGCTGGTTTAGTGGGTGAGgcgagtgggtgagtgggggaggtagcctcagcctcagcctccaGCACGATGCCCGCTGCTGTGGGGTCCAGACTCTGGCAAAAAGGCCGCCAGATGGGAGGCAGGAGGGAGAGTGTCCAGGAGTTGTGTTTGAGCTATGAGAACGAAGCGACCCACCTCGGTGCTGCCgctgttgccgctgccgctgccgcttcTGCTGTCGCCCTGGTCGTCGCCCTCTGTCGACCCAGCACAGTGGTATCAAGCTGCCGCTTCATGTTCAGGGTTTTGCTGGATTCTTGCCGCGAGGGGCAAAGGCAGCGCGGATCCGCCGACCCGATCCACGTGGATCTGCCTCCGCGAGGTTCCAGTAGCACCTTGTGGCACTGGCCATCCTCTGCTCTCGGGCGCTTTGTGGTGTTTGCTAGCAAGTGCCTGAATGACGTCGTATCGCCCATCACTCACCCGAACAACCCCGCGCCTGCCACGACCCTCGAccaccctcgacctcgttcTCGTTCCCAGACGGTAACCATCCCATCCCCCATCGCGACACGGCACAACCCAATCACACCCCATCGCATCCTCCCGTCCCCTCCGTCCCCCCCATCACTATATCTCTTGTCGTCGCTACCACTCTCTCTACCTCCTCTACTCTCACTCTCATCCACAACACACACAttcacacacacaccctcACACCATGGACAACTTCACAGACAAGTCGTCcgaggccatcaaggccTCGTTTGAAAAGGCAGAGGAGATGGGCAACTCGCAAGGTGAGCAGGAGCAGCGTTGCCGGCCGGAGCGTAGTAGCTAACCCCCCACAGTCCATCCCCTGCACCTCACACTCGTCCTCTGGGATGAGTCGACCGCGGCCGAGACTTCTGGCCAGCCAACACTGCTCCGGGAAGCGATCGAGAAGGTCGGCGGACAGGTCCAGGTCTTCAACCGTCAGCTGTTGTCAAGGCTCAACAAgctccccgtcgtcgagcccgcaccctcccctcccctccccctcacaAACTCGTACCACGCCGTCCTCAAGGAGGCCCAGAAGCTCCAGAAGGACAATGGCGACCAGTTTGTAGCCatcgaccacctcctcctcgccctcatccACACCGACCACTccgagctcaaggacattctcaaggccgccaacgTCAAGCCAaaggacctcgaggacgagatcaagcgcaagcgtggctcgcgcaaggccgactcgcgcggcgccgaggaccaGTTCGAGTCGCTCAAGAAGTACTGCGTCGACTacaccgagctcgcggccgagggcaagctcgacccCGTCATTGGCCGTGACAACGAGATCCGCAGAGTCatccgcgtcctcgcccgtcGCACAAAGGGTAACCCCGTCCTCATCGGTGAGCCCGGTGTCGGTAAGACGGCCAtcgtcgagggcctcgcACAGCGTatcgtcgaccgcgacgtCCCCGCCTCCCTCATCTCccgcctcctctccctcgacATGGGTGCCCTCATGGCCGGCGCAAAGTACAAGGGCGAGTACGAGGAGCGAATCAAGGCCGTCCTGTCCGAAGTCGAGAAGTCTGGCGACGAGGGAACGCAGATCATCTTGTTCATCGACGAGATGCATCTCATCATGGTAAGCATTATCAGGTGTATCTCGTCACTTAACAGGACGTTTGGAACGAGAAAACTCGTTGAAAGACGTAGAGGAAGATGTTGGGT
This window encodes:
- the CDC27 gene encoding Cell division cycle protein 27 — translated: MAPRPTSPHLAHRLRTLALTSPIQTAVFYARLYAALFPPTDAEHDSLHVLSLCLLAAGQPYPALHLVRDLADTDEPPQEHDEDMLRPAKRPGCYGCAVIVAKCCSKLGRFSEGEQVLERAIRRSVPMTLPTPTPSETAATASLLLASLSHKGKAPALAVEQYTRALAEDPWLWEAFTGLCDIGAAPTRDLVFPDPPSVARSSSQRTSRLPTLSPNPMPRSSASEVPNFLSRRQMSPLALSAAPSTSLFTPEVTTATAAAAPRLGMMGNPGAAWDTSLSMIADTTFPTIADAQSGPSIATRRPLPNLISSFIPSASSMIPAALRSTPNPPGELPSKPPAMKRPRGDRVVRKPAETPVGGPMTTESRLNGRDLKMMETNGGDKILEPPVRRSSRLNSTSKSTRIAREKRSARSQSVASSGSGHTEVTSPTTEAQIHAAVDDWLRDIVRRCGRAYRALGLYQCHEALSELDGLPLELQHSPWALDIAARCMYELSDYTKAQRAFKSLIEADPYRLESMELYSTLLWHMNDQAALSHLSQVLVSIDREAPQPWIAAGNCFSLQRDHDEAMRCFRRATQLDPGCAYAWTLCGFEAAEMEEYDRAIAFYRTAIRADARHYNAWYHMGSVYLKMGKIRHAEHHLRRAAEINPSSPVLLLCIGEVLEQSDNLPGALAIYEQATRLKVESTMAMVEYKRIRVLVALGRIAEAIAALQPLARVAPDEANIQFLLGKCYLRTGRNAEAMVAFTSARELQPKLDGAIKVVIAARGEDVADGDDEGM